From Betta splendens chromosome 3, fBetSpl5.4, whole genome shotgun sequence, the proteins below share one genomic window:
- the LOC114852021 gene encoding adhesion G-protein coupled receptor G2-like isoform X2 has protein sequence MTWCLHWWLVQFLICHAMTCNADAEEISADPRHCMEDVSTNLTKGDFQNFIKVIDSLQKGLENTNVMGTTSMSAGNLVALLNKANPSTSLKIHANNNEAKLEAVSNSKVIVQLPKGLGAGPTNTVVFCMVILNEQNRLTWGGPGLIYDGRLVGLSVSGTPVSGLQECVNITINMTTTINETQEPMCVFLNFTTKNYSSEGCQTLWERDQTYITCSCDHLTYFTVLIVNSSPSPSNQKILSYITLIGCSLSLFGLSIAVLLFITHKKFRADVSMKVHISLVFALILLNVHFLPSEMVAALSSNSLCVYMALALHYSLLATFSWMALEGFHLYLLLVRVFNIYIRRYLLKLSVVGWGVPAVIVSLVVIIDQTAYGYTPVDSSNPNGTAICYVTNTTAMMVTTMGMICLVFLFNVIMLGVTVRRLISLRQGQETNRSSTTKDIFTLLGISTLLGITWGVGFFSVTTAGQYVFCILNSLQGFLIFLWFVMSLRKAQKAAAEIRNDTQTTSGPKSK, from the exons ATGACCTGGTGTTTGCACTGGTGGTTGGTTCAGTTTTTGATATGTCATGCAATGACCTGTAACGCTGATGCTGAAGAAATTTCGGCAG ATCCTCGACATTGTATGGAAGATGTAAGCACAAATTTGACTAAAGGAGACTTTCAAAATTTTATcaa AGTCATTGACAGCCTGCAAAAAGGACTAGAGAATACAAATGTGATGGGCACTACATCCATGTCTGCTGGTAATTTGGTTGCTCTTCTTAACAAAGCCAACCCCTCCACAAGCCTCAAAATTCACGCCAATAATAATGAG GCAAAGCTAGAGGCTGTCTCCAACAGCAAAGTGATTGTTCAGTTGCCAAAAGGTTTGGGTGCTGGACCAACCAACACAGTTGTGTTCTGCATGGTCATCTTGAATGAACAAAATAGG CTCACGTGGGGAGGCCCAGGTTTGATATATGATGGCAGACTGGTCGGCCTGAGTGTGAGTGGGACGCCTGTCTCAGGACTACAGGAATGTGTGAACATCACTATAAACATGACCACAACCATAAAT GAGACCCAGGAACccatgtgtgtgttcctcaattTTACCACTAAGA ACTATAGTAGTGAAGGCTGCCAAACCCTGTGGGAACGTGATCAGACCTACATCACCTGTTCCTGTGACCACCTCACGTACTTCACCGTTCTCATA GTGAATTCTTCTCCTTCACCAAGTAACCAGAAGATTCTGTCATACATCACACTGATTGGTTGCAGTCTTTCCCTCTTTGGCTTAAGTATCGCGGTTTTGCTTTTCATCACACATAA GAAATTCAGAGCCGATGTTTCCATGAAGGTTCACATCAGCCTTGTGTTCGCGCTGATTCTCCTCAACGTCCACTTTCTCCCCAGTGAGATGGTGGCAGCACTCTCCTCCAATAGTCTCTGCGTTTACATGGCTCTTGCTCTTCACTACTCTCTTCTGGCCACCTTCAGCTGGATGGCCTTAGAGGGGTTCCACCTTTACCTTCTCTTAGTGAGAGTATTCAATATCTACATCCGGAGATACCTGCTCAAACTCAGTGTGGTGGGATGGG gtgTTCCTGCTGTCATTGTGTCCCTGGTGGTCATAATAGACCAAACAGCGTATGGTTATACCCCTGTGGACTCATCTAACCCAAACGGCACCGCAAT ATGCTATGTAACCAATACCACAGCGATGATGGTGACTACAATGGGAATGATTTGCTTGGTGTTCCTCTTTAATGTGATCATGTTGGGGGTGACAGTTCGACGTTTGATAAGTCTGAGACAAGGCCAAGAG ACAAACCGTTCTAGTACCACAAAAGACATCTTCACTCTGCTGGGAATCAGCACTCTGCTCGGCATCACATGGGGTGTGGGCTTCTTCTCAGTAACCACTGCTGGTCAATATGTCTTCTGCATCTTGAACTCTCTGCAAG GTTTCTTAATCTTTCTGTGGTTTGTGATGTCTttaagaaaagcacaaaaagcagctgctgaaataaGAAATGACACACAAACCACCAGTGGACCTAAAAGCAAGTAA
- the LOC114852010 gene encoding adhesion G-protein coupled receptor G1-like produces the protein MSVCGTEMLPVTLLLIALIRFSTIRAADPVYCENVPKMCRKGNITWIRCFEEQSANCQPRMHEGSNWGNSSQSINVEEPSGHHVHIPSTVFRRGRARRNVMVVVTTISSEHFKLAQRRSLRKINQPPRVDGSVMNNLVLAVKTVNYTLRNLDHPITLTFKSSSQVKNGTCVFWHESDPINGTGYWSTEGCNTSYVGTGFLCSCNHLSFFAVLVNPSIKLDKHNATYLSYLSYIGSALSAFLTIITLIIYICLQRKRPEKAIGVHLQLTVALLCLHLSFLLCSFWVRLDEDEDKVCQAFGLFLHWSLLASITWMALEGFHLYLLLVRVFNIYVRRYLLKLSLVGWGFPTLIAAVCGFSGVYGKYKLGLTDTNHNLTMCWMSSQFPQKLNVVSYITVVGFPSLVILCNSCMLGVVVFKLWGLRRAYGGWNKTHKEKGTTLWKDCATVVGLSFVLGLPWGLTATTYVSLAGIYIFTVLNSLQGVFIFLWSVAQTCKSRDDNNSSVKDPSTQKMMMTSLNNSNTA, from the exons ATGAGCGTCTGTGGAACAGAAATGCTGCCTGTTACTCTTCTCCTCATCGCACTCATCAGGTTTTCAACAATCCGAGCTGCCG ACCCTGTCTACTGTGAAAATGTCCCCAAAATGTGCCGCAAGGGAAatattacctggatcag GTGCTTTGAGGAGCAAAGCGCAAATTGCCAACCAAGAATGCATGAGGGGTCCAATTGGGGGAACTCGTCTCAATCG ATCAATGTGGAGGAGCCTTCTGGACACCACGTTCACATTCCATCAACAGTGTTCAGGAGAGGCAGAGCGCGGAGAAATGTAATGGTGGTGGTCACTACCATCAGCAGCGAGCACTTCAAG CTCGCGCAAAGGAGGTCCTTACGTAAAATAAACCAGCCTCCTCGTGTGGACGGGTCTGTTATGAATAACTTAGTCCTGGCAGTCAAGACAGTCAACTACACTCTCAGAAACCTCGACCATCCCATCACGTTAACTTTCAAAAGTAGCAGTCAG GTGAAAAATGGAACTTGTGTGTTTTGGCATGAGTCAGACCCAATCAACGGGACAG GTTATTGGAGCACAGAGGGCTGTAACACCAGTTACGTGGGAACAGGATTTCTTTGCAGCTGCAACCACCTGAGCTTCTTTGCAGTTCTTGTG AACCCTTCAATAAAGCTGGATAAGCATAATGCTACATACCTTAGCTACTTAAGCTACATTGGATCAGCACTTTCCGCCTTCCTCACAATCATCACCCTGATCATCTATATATGTCTACA GCGCAAGCGGCCGGAGAAGGCCATCGGTGTGCATCTGCAGCTAACGGTagcgctgctctgcctccaccttaGCTTCCTGCTGTGCAGCTTCTGGGTGCGTCTggatgaggacgaggacaaGGTGTGTCAGGCGTTCGGCCTGTTCTTGCACTGGTCCCTGCTGGCCTCCATCACCTGGATGGCCCTGGAGGGATTCCACCTGTACCTTCTCCTCGTCCGCGTCTTTAACATCTATGTCAGGAGATATCTGCTCAAACTCAGCCTGGTGGGATGGG gttttccaACACTGATTGCCGCAGTCTGTGGATTTTCAGGCGTTTATGGCAAATACAAACTTGGACTGACTGACACCAATCACAACTTAACAAT GTGCTGGATGAGCAGCCAGTTCCCGCAGAAGCTTAATGTCGTCAGCTACATCACTGTGGTGGGCTTCCCCTCCCTGGTGATACTGTGTAATTCCTGCATGCTTGGAGTTGTTGTGTTTAAGCTCTGGGGGCTGAGAAGAGCCTACGGAGGCtggaataaaacacacaaagagaaagGGACAACGTTATGGAAGGACTGCGCCACCGTGGTGGGACTCAGCTTTGTGCTGGGCTTGCCCTGGGGTTTAACAGCAACAACCTACGTCTCCCTTGCTGGGATTTACATATTCACTGTATTAAACTCCCTGCAGG GTGTATTTATATTCCTGTGGTCTGTGGCTCAGACCTGCAAATCTCGAGATGACAACAACTCTTCAGTCAAGGACCCTTCCACTCAGAAAATGATGATGACTAGTCTCAATAACTCAAACACAGCATAA
- the slc7a6os gene encoding probable RNA polymerase II nuclear localization protein SLC7A6OS produces the protein MDPNTTILRVKRKRGTDPADALLLACKRIRPEASQSSGEPVPEPNEAEVENSVFKLVATVATQDAPVQTQVRQALARPRMAHALRPSAASSQRIIGDLRNTKWSTRREERYRILSSHRTGLPNPAEQQNLQTNAPEDAEESGKAEDKHWGLCEVQVVDLVHENLDDQDKSGKSALDPEVILCNNMKMLRERLSISGEKLGEEHREQDDDYVYDLYYQETVTPGWIQDILSVRAYADEGELVPDLVVHEEEVYEDEDDENEEGNWRNDYPDEESDADSDREERYGGYWEEEHSYSRRSWERYQKDVLNDLNHEDDEGEDYDSD, from the exons ATGGATCCAAACACCACGATTCTGCGAGTCAAGAGAAAACGGGGCACCGATCCCGCCGACGCTTTGCTGCTGGCCTGCAAACGCATTCGGCCGGAAGCGTCGCAGAGCTCGGGCGAGCCGGTCCCGGAGCCCAATGAAGCCGAGGTGGAAAACTCTGTTTTCAAACTCGTGGCGACTGTGGCGACACAG GATGCTCCGGTTCAGACGCAGGTTCGTCAGGCTTTGGCCCGACCCAGGATGGCCCACGCACTGCGCCCCTCTGCTGCCAGCTCTCAGCGGATAATCGGGGACCTACGGAACACGAAGTGGAGCACCCGGCGAGAGGAGCGCTACAGAATACTGTCTAGTCACCGCACTGGTTTACCAAATCCAGCCGAGCAGCAAAACCTTCAGACAAACGCTCCTGAGGATGCAGAGGAAAGTGGGAAAGCGGAGGACAAACATTGGGGACTCTGTGAAGTCCAGGTGGTTGATCTCGTACATGAGAATCTAGATGATCAGGACAAGTCTGGAAAG TCCGCTTTGGACCCAGAAGTGATCCTGTGTAACAACATGAAGATGCTACGTGAGCGCCTGAGCATATCTGGAGAAAAACTGGGGGAAGAACACCGGGAGCAGGATGACGACTACGTTTATGATCTCTACTATCAAGAAACGGTCACACCAGGCTGGATTCAAGACATTCTGTCTGTCAGAGCCTACGCCGATGAGGGAGAActg GTGCCTGACCTTGTGGTTCACGAAGAAGAGGTgtatgaagatgaggatgatgaaaacGAGGAAGGCAACTGGAGGAATGACTACCCTGATGAAGAAAGTGATGCGGACAGTGACCGGGAGGAGCGCTATGGTG GCTACTGGGAGGAGGAACACTCGTACAGCCGGAGGAGCTGGGAGCGCTACCAGAAAGATGTTCTCAATGACCTGAACCATGAGGATGATGAGGGGGAGGACTATGATTCTGACTGA
- the LOC114852298 gene encoding adhesion G-protein coupled receptor G4, whose translation MMVPLLLLLLLPGSLAETDTVCFSFSNSAINVTASNVEVLEHKDYMTCDITGLACHFQCTFIKKLNESVDCIEADVKNSGDKIDYHLKNNTNCTIFLCNKTTILTMIKSLHCNSDDQKEMMQLFNVRASCPDLFNKDLDIKEAFITVEKSMIHEIMGTSQPKPGDTINYNLNFLALNVLSISEGELSSVPTTGSIQKEVPQLLPQNPSRIPKVWLPTHALSSIPEEKRVISLVNYLQHSPYQFRNEEISSAILRIEPLDEHPFQNLVPPIKMRFRVDTDGAMDNETRLMCHYFHEKDLTWKTNGCETDSTDFSKNSEITCRCNHSTPFAVLLIRDPIAEIHWIILSYISYIGCGLSAFFTALSVVMYVFTRHQSRDYSIFIHVCLSGALFLLNVTFLLSEWGATMEPGWVCVLIAVLIHYSLLCSFTWMAIEALHLYLLLIKVFNTYYKHYLVKLSLVGWGVPGVIVAVSLSVKDMKQFYGVTEMTMADTNQTNAICWITDDTFFYSVNLVYFTLIFIFNTGILVTVASSICKMKQAYRSNLKRGAAAGGKSGTSSERFRVSCTSAFTVMGLTCLMGTTWGLAFLGSGYVNYPVLYLFCIFNSLQGFLIFLWICLSAQKQRKKYMEDRMTSSPAKTLDTKTN comes from the exons ATGATGGTCCCCttattactgttactgttgctGCCGGGATCACTGGCTGAAACAGATACAG tttgtttcagtttttcaaaCAGTGCCATCAATGTCACTGCATCAAATGTGGAGGTTCTCGAACATAAAGATTACATGACGTGCGACATCACAGGACTGGCCTGCCACTTTCAGTGCACGTTCATAAAGAAGCTCAACGAATCGGTTGATTGCATAGAGGCTGATGTTAAAAATTCCGGTGACAAGATTGACTATCACTTAAAAAATA ATACCAACTGCACCATTTTCCTATGCAACAAGACGACCATCCTGACGATGATTAAATCACTGCATTGTAACAGCGATGACCAGAAGGAAATGATGCAACTCTTCAATGTAAGGGCGTCATGTCCAGACCTCTTCAACAAGGACCTTGACATCAAGGAAGCCTTTATAAC AGTGGAAAAAAgtatgatccatgagatcatgGGAACCTCTCAACCCAAGCCTGGGGACACCATAAACTACAATCTGAATTTTCTAGCTCTAAACGTGTTGAGCATCAGTGAGGGTGAACTCAGCTCTGTACCAACCACAGGCAGTATCCAGAAGGAAGTGCCACAG CTCTTGCCTCAGAATCCTTCACGTATCCCTAAAGTATGGCTGCCAACACATGCACTGAGCTCCATCCCCGAGGAGAAGAGGGTCATCAGTTTGGTCAACTACTTGCAGCACAGCCCCTACCAA TTTAGAAATGAAGAGATCTCATCAGCGATCCTGAGGATAGAACCACTAGACGAACACCCATTTCAGAATCTCGTTCCGCCCATCAAAATGCGTTTTAGGGTCGATACAGACGGAGCTATGGAT AATGAGACCAGGCTAATGTGTCACTATTTTCATGAGAAAG ACTTGACCTGGAAAACAAATGGCTGTGAGACTGACAGCACTGACTTCTCTAAAAACAGTGAGATCACCTGTAGGTGCAACCACTCAACACCCTTTGCTGTCTTATTG ATACGAGACCCAATTGCAGAGATCCACTGGATAATACTATCATACATCAGTTACATAGGCTGCGGCCTGTCTGCTTTCTTCACTGCTTTGTCCGTCGTGATGTACGTCTTCACCCG ACACCAGTCAAGGGATTATTCAATCTTCATTCACGTATGTTTGAGCGGGGCCTTGTTCCTGCTCAACGTGACCTTCCTGCTGAGCGAGTGGGGGGCCACGATGGAGCCAGGCTGGGTGTGTGTGCTCATTGCTGTTCTCATCCATTactccctgctctgctctttCACCTGGATGGCTATTGAGGCGCTTCACCTGTACCTACTGTTGATCAAGGTGTTTAACACCTACTACAAACACTACTTGGTCAAACTGTCTCTCGTTGGCTGGG GGGTCCCTGGAGTGATTGTGGCCGTCTCCTTATCAGTGAAGGACATGAAACAGTTTTACGGTGTTACAGAAATGACCATGGCTGACACTAACCAAACTAACGCTAT CTGCTGGATCACAGACGACACCTTCTTCTACTCTGTGAACCTGGTGTATTTCACCCTAATATTCATCTTCAACACTGGCATCCTGGTCACAGTGGCCTCCAGCATATGTAAAATGAAACAGGCGTATAGGAGCAACTTGAagcgtggagcagctgctggaggaaagtCTGGGACTTCCTCAGAGAGGTTCAGGGTCTCCTGCACTAGTGCCTTCACTGTGATGGGTCTCACCTGCCTGATGGGAACCACCTGGGGTCTGGCCTTCCTGGGCTCAGGATACGTCAACTATCCTGTCCTCTACCTTTTCTGCATTTTCAACTCCTTACAAG GCTTCCTTATCTTCCTATGGATCTGTCTGTCAGCccagaagcagaggaagaaataCATGGAGGACAGGATGACTTCATCTCCTGCGAAGACCTTAGACACCAAAACTAATTAG
- the LOC114852021 gene encoding adhesion G-protein coupled receptor G2-like isoform X1 has protein sequence MTVYFLQFIFTETRMTWCLHWWLVQFLICHAMTCNADAEEISADPRHCMEDVSTNLTKGDFQNFIKVIDSLQKGLENTNVMGTTSMSAGNLVALLNKANPSTSLKIHANNNEAKLEAVSNSKVIVQLPKGLGAGPTNTVVFCMVILNEQNRLTWGGPGLIYDGRLVGLSVSGTPVSGLQECVNITINMTTTINETQEPMCVFLNFTTKNYSSEGCQTLWERDQTYITCSCDHLTYFTVLIVNSSPSPSNQKILSYITLIGCSLSLFGLSIAVLLFITHKKFRADVSMKVHISLVFALILLNVHFLPSEMVAALSSNSLCVYMALALHYSLLATFSWMALEGFHLYLLLVRVFNIYIRRYLLKLSVVGWGVPAVIVSLVVIIDQTAYGYTPVDSSNPNGTAICYVTNTTAMMVTTMGMICLVFLFNVIMLGVTVRRLISLRQGQETNRSSTTKDIFTLLGISTLLGITWGVGFFSVTTAGQYVFCILNSLQGFLIFLWFVMSLRKAQKAAAEIRNDTQTTSGPKSK, from the exons ATGACTGTGTATTTTCTGCAGTTCATTTTCACAGAAACCCG AATGACCTGGTGTTTGCACTGGTGGTTGGTTCAGTTTTTGATATGTCATGCAATGACCTGTAACGCTGATGCTGAAGAAATTTCGGCAG ATCCTCGACATTGTATGGAAGATGTAAGCACAAATTTGACTAAAGGAGACTTTCAAAATTTTATcaa AGTCATTGACAGCCTGCAAAAAGGACTAGAGAATACAAATGTGATGGGCACTACATCCATGTCTGCTGGTAATTTGGTTGCTCTTCTTAACAAAGCCAACCCCTCCACAAGCCTCAAAATTCACGCCAATAATAATGAG GCAAAGCTAGAGGCTGTCTCCAACAGCAAAGTGATTGTTCAGTTGCCAAAAGGTTTGGGTGCTGGACCAACCAACACAGTTGTGTTCTGCATGGTCATCTTGAATGAACAAAATAGG CTCACGTGGGGAGGCCCAGGTTTGATATATGATGGCAGACTGGTCGGCCTGAGTGTGAGTGGGACGCCTGTCTCAGGACTACAGGAATGTGTGAACATCACTATAAACATGACCACAACCATAAAT GAGACCCAGGAACccatgtgtgtgttcctcaattTTACCACTAAGA ACTATAGTAGTGAAGGCTGCCAAACCCTGTGGGAACGTGATCAGACCTACATCACCTGTTCCTGTGACCACCTCACGTACTTCACCGTTCTCATA GTGAATTCTTCTCCTTCACCAAGTAACCAGAAGATTCTGTCATACATCACACTGATTGGTTGCAGTCTTTCCCTCTTTGGCTTAAGTATCGCGGTTTTGCTTTTCATCACACATAA GAAATTCAGAGCCGATGTTTCCATGAAGGTTCACATCAGCCTTGTGTTCGCGCTGATTCTCCTCAACGTCCACTTTCTCCCCAGTGAGATGGTGGCAGCACTCTCCTCCAATAGTCTCTGCGTTTACATGGCTCTTGCTCTTCACTACTCTCTTCTGGCCACCTTCAGCTGGATGGCCTTAGAGGGGTTCCACCTTTACCTTCTCTTAGTGAGAGTATTCAATATCTACATCCGGAGATACCTGCTCAAACTCAGTGTGGTGGGATGGG gtgTTCCTGCTGTCATTGTGTCCCTGGTGGTCATAATAGACCAAACAGCGTATGGTTATACCCCTGTGGACTCATCTAACCCAAACGGCACCGCAAT ATGCTATGTAACCAATACCACAGCGATGATGGTGACTACAATGGGAATGATTTGCTTGGTGTTCCTCTTTAATGTGATCATGTTGGGGGTGACAGTTCGACGTTTGATAAGTCTGAGACAAGGCCAAGAG ACAAACCGTTCTAGTACCACAAAAGACATCTTCACTCTGCTGGGAATCAGCACTCTGCTCGGCATCACATGGGGTGTGGGCTTCTTCTCAGTAACCACTGCTGGTCAATATGTCTTCTGCATCTTGAACTCTCTGCAAG GTTTCTTAATCTTTCTGTGGTTTGTGATGTCTttaagaaaagcacaaaaagcagctgctgaaataaGAAATGACACACAAACCACCAGTGGACCTAAAAGCAAGTAA